A window of the Flavobacterium sangjuense genome harbors these coding sequences:
- a CDS encoding TolC family protein: MKNNLQSFTLIFILLFGFTSVAQQKKWTIQECVEYALKNNISIKQSELDVKLADIDKKAAIGSFFPNLNASGSHSWSIGANINPVTNARENQTTQFTQVGLSSSVDIYNGLQNQNRLRRAKIAQLAAQYQLTKMQDDISLYVANAYLDILFNRENLKVQQSQLANDEKQLKRSQELVDAGMVPRGDLLDMKATVAADNQRLVAAENALLISRLSLAQLLRLEDFKDFDIADVEIEPTPSPVMAETPEAIVAKANEVRVEIKIAKANLDIAQRDIKIAKGALQPSLSFGYNFGTNASYSDRVSGFILDTANPTTVIGQVEGTGQNVIQPNYIPTFGKPAPISDQFSDNKGHNFGLQLNVPIFNGFSGRNNVERSKVAYEKSKNAFDQAKIDLETNVYKAITDTKGALNTYEASIATTEARQEAFNYAKEKYAVGMMNAFDYNQAQTLYINSQSDVIRAKYDYIFKMKVVELYFGIPIIQKQ; encoded by the coding sequence ATGAAAAACAATCTACAATCATTCACACTAATTTTTATTCTTCTTTTCGGATTTACTTCCGTCGCGCAGCAAAAAAAATGGACTATTCAGGAATGTGTTGAATATGCTTTGAAAAACAACATATCCATCAAACAATCTGAATTGGATGTTAAATTGGCGGATATTGATAAAAAAGCTGCTATTGGTAGTTTTTTCCCTAATCTAAATGCCAGTGGTTCGCATTCATGGAGTATTGGAGCCAATATCAACCCGGTGACCAATGCGCGTGAAAATCAAACGACTCAATTTACCCAAGTTGGTTTAAGTTCAAGTGTTGATATCTACAACGGTTTGCAAAACCAAAACCGTTTGCGCCGAGCCAAAATTGCACAACTAGCTGCACAATACCAATTGACTAAAATGCAGGATGATATTTCGTTGTATGTGGCCAATGCATATTTGGATATCTTATTCAACAGAGAAAACCTGAAAGTACAACAAAGCCAATTAGCGAATGATGAAAAGCAGTTAAAACGTTCGCAGGAATTAGTGGATGCCGGAATGGTGCCACGAGGAGATTTGTTAGACATGAAAGCGACAGTTGCCGCCGACAATCAAAGGTTGGTTGCCGCTGAAAATGCCTTGTTGATTTCAAGATTGAGCCTGGCACAATTACTGCGTTTGGAAGACTTTAAGGATTTTGATATAGCCGATGTAGAAATCGAACCAACACCAAGTCCGGTGATGGCTGAAACACCTGAAGCGATTGTAGCCAAGGCCAATGAAGTTCGTGTGGAAATCAAAATTGCCAAAGCTAATCTGGATATTGCTCAACGCGATATTAAAATTGCTAAAGGTGCCCTACAACCAAGTCTTTCCTTTGGTTATAACTTCGGAACCAATGCCAGCTATTCGGACAGGGTTTCAGGATTTATCTTAGATACAGCAAACCCTACAACAGTAATAGGACAGGTAGAAGGAACAGGACAAAATGTAATACAGCCCAATTATATCCCAACATTCGGTAAGCCAGCACCGATATCTGATCAATTTAGTGACAACAAAGGGCACAATTTCGGATTACAATTAAATGTGCCGATATTTAATGGTTTTTCAGGCAGGAATAATGTAGAACGTTCGAAAGTGGCTTATGAAAAATCTAAAAACGCTTTTGACCAGGCTAAAATTGACTTAGAAACCAATGTTTATAAAGCCATAACCGATACTAAAGGCGCGCTCAATACTTATGAAGCTTCGATTGCTACTACTGAAGCCCGACAAGAAGCGTTTAATTATGCTAAGGAAAAATATGCTGTTGGTATGATGAATGCCTTCGACTATAATCAAGCACAAACATTGTATATCAATTCTCAATCGGATGTTATTCGTGCGAAATACGATTATATTTTTAAAATGAAAGTAGTAGAATTATATTTTGGAATCCCAATCATTCAAAAACAATAA
- a CDS encoding DUF4403 family protein, translating to MSRIKATLSILFLSLIYTGCSTTQKIEALKPLPSDNTPMVFNTKTSFVNMPLEISLKEIETQLNKTLIGEIYNDSNLEDDKTEMKITKTAPIRLIEKNGKIQTVLPLKIWSRFKYGTDFMGLNDTREINLNGTITLLSDVRLSNWKMSTTSKIEDFEWSESPSILVAGRNVPITYIINPTLSIFKSKIAKKIDEAIENSCDFKPYVLDVLEKMSTPFITSEQYQSWFKLIPIEVYVTDAVLGKKEIKMDLGLKCNMQTMVGSKPKSSFDRDGIQFKAVTKIPEKLTANVAAISTYESASRIISSNFKGKEFAAGSRKIVVQNVALWQKDSKIIIALDMTGSINGTIYLSGSPNYNAVTKEIYFEQMDYVLNTKGLLTRTANWLLQGVILKKIQENCRYSIKENLDEGKKSLLPYLNNYSPMKGVFVNGTMNDFDFEKVEVTDKAIIAFITTTGKMNVKIDGMD from the coding sequence ATGTCAAGAATAAAAGCAACACTTTCAATCCTATTTCTTTCCCTTATTTATACTGGTTGTTCGACTACTCAAAAAATTGAAGCCTTAAAACCACTTCCTTCGGATAATACTCCAATGGTTTTCAACACCAAAACATCTTTTGTCAATATGCCGTTGGAAATTTCATTAAAAGAAATAGAAACCCAATTGAACAAAACGCTGATCGGTGAGATTTACAACGATTCCAATTTGGAAGATGATAAAACCGAAATGAAAATCACGAAAACAGCACCTATTCGTCTGATTGAGAAAAATGGTAAAATCCAAACCGTACTGCCTTTAAAAATTTGGTCCCGATTCAAATACGGAACCGATTTTATGGGTTTAAATGATACCAGAGAAATTAACCTGAATGGTACAATTACACTGCTTAGCGATGTGAGATTGTCCAATTGGAAAATGTCTACTACCTCTAAAATTGAGGATTTTGAATGGTCAGAAAGCCCGTCAATACTAGTCGCAGGGAGAAATGTTCCGATTACATATATCATCAATCCAACGCTTTCTATTTTCAAATCAAAAATTGCTAAAAAAATTGACGAAGCCATTGAAAACTCCTGTGATTTTAAGCCTTATGTGCTTGATGTTTTAGAAAAAATGAGCACACCATTTATCACCAGCGAACAATACCAATCCTGGTTTAAACTTATTCCGATTGAAGTGTATGTTACCGATGCGGTTTTGGGAAAGAAGGAAATAAAAATGGATTTAGGGCTGAAATGTAATATGCAAACGATGGTTGGCTCAAAACCAAAAAGCAGCTTTGACCGAGATGGCATTCAGTTTAAAGCGGTGACAAAAATTCCGGAAAAACTAACTGCAAACGTTGCTGCCATTTCTACTTATGAAAGCGCATCTAGGATTATTTCGAGTAATTTTAAAGGAAAAGAATTCGCTGCCGGCAGCAGAAAAATAGTAGTTCAAAATGTGGCGCTTTGGCAAAAAGACAGCAAAATTATTATTGCGCTTGATATGACCGGAAGCATCAACGGAACTATATATCTTTCGGGAAGTCCAAATTATAATGCAGTGACCAAAGAGATTTACTTTGAACAGATGGATTATGTTTTAAACACTAAAGGCTTATTAACCCGAACAGCCAATTGGTTGTTACAAGGTGTTATTTTGAAAAAGATTCAGGAAAACTGCCGTTATTCAATAAAAGAAAATTTGGATGAAGGCAAGAAAAGTTTACTGCCTTATCTGAATAATTATTCGCCTATGAAAGGTGTTTTCGTAAACGGAACCATGAATGATTTTGATTTTGAAAAAGTAGAAGTAACCGATAAAGCCATCATCGCATTTATAACCACTACCGGAAAAATGAATGTGAAAATTGACGGAATGGATTAA